Proteins encoded together in one Streptomyces umbrinus window:
- a CDS encoding VOC family protein, which produces MSEGLRTITYPVKDLARAKALFGSLLGVEPYVDEAYYVGFRAPGGPEVGLDPNGHARGLTAPLPYWHVADIKASLAGLVDAGAEVVQDIQDVGGGTLIASVKDADGNDVGLIQEAS; this is translated from the coding sequence ATGTCCGAAGGCCTCAGGACCATCACCTATCCCGTCAAGGACCTCGCCCGCGCCAAGGCCCTGTTCGGCTCGCTGCTGGGGGTGGAGCCGTACGTGGACGAGGCGTACTACGTGGGCTTCCGGGCCCCCGGCGGGCCGGAGGTCGGGCTCGACCCCAACGGTCACGCGAGGGGCCTGACGGCGCCCCTCCCCTACTGGCACGTCGCCGACATCAAGGCGAGCCTGGCCGGTCTCGTCGACGCGGGCGCCGAAGTCGTCCAGGACATCCAGGACGTCGGGGGCGGCACGCTGATCGCCTCCGTGAAGGACGCGGACGGCAACGACGTCGGTCTCATCCAGGAGGCGTCCTGA
- a CDS encoding TMEM165/GDT1 family protein: MHLDPLAILTAFGLIFLAELPDKTMFASLAMGTRMRPLYVWFGTSTAFVVHVAIAVGAGSLIGLLPDWTVKSVSAALFAFGAFMLLRSGGDDEEDTGGRTVTGFWPVYTTAFMAVFISEWGDLTQITTANLAATNGVASVAVGSAAALMSVSALALLAGRFIAKRVPLKTVQRIGGLCMLGLAVWSVVEIFTG; this comes from the coding sequence ATGCATCTCGACCCTCTGGCGATCCTCACCGCCTTCGGGCTGATCTTCCTCGCCGAGCTGCCGGACAAGACGATGTTCGCGTCGCTGGCCATGGGCACCCGTATGCGACCGCTGTACGTGTGGTTCGGTACGTCCACCGCGTTCGTCGTGCACGTCGCGATCGCCGTCGGCGCCGGAAGCCTCATCGGTCTGCTGCCAGACTGGACGGTCAAGTCGGTCTCGGCCGCGCTCTTCGCGTTCGGCGCCTTCATGCTGCTGCGCAGCGGAGGGGACGACGAGGAGGACACCGGAGGCCGGACCGTCACCGGCTTCTGGCCCGTCTACACGACCGCCTTCATGGCCGTCTTCATCAGCGAGTGGGGCGATCTGACGCAGATCACGACCGCCAACCTGGCGGCCACCAACGGCGTCGCGTCCGTGGCCGTCGGATCCGCGGCCGCCCTCATGTCGGTCTCCGCGCTCGCGCTGCTGGCCGGGCGGTTCATCGCCAAGCGCGTACCGCTGAAGACCGTGCAGCGCATCGGCGGGCTGTGCATGCTCGGGCTCGCCGTCTGGTCGGTCGTGGAGATCTTCACCGGCTGA
- a CDS encoding SseB family protein, translating to MNGSLHETTISEDASEASDASDVILRALSVLAHNGLDGDARTRLAGTEVLVPASDTETRKLILPVIGRAVLVFTSEERMAQALPDVQCYHLVPLGMIPAHWPVRGLTLVIDPGSPEAVTLSAEGVHLLLGPPLKAA from the coding sequence ATGAACGGCTCACTTCACGAAACGACAATCTCCGAAGACGCGTCAGAGGCGTCGGACGCGTCCGATGTGATCCTGCGCGCGCTGAGCGTCCTGGCCCACAACGGCCTGGACGGCGACGCGCGGACGCGGCTGGCCGGCACCGAGGTGCTGGTGCCGGCCTCGGACACGGAGACGCGGAAACTGATCCTGCCGGTCATCGGCCGGGCCGTCCTCGTCTTCACGTCCGAGGAGCGTATGGCGCAGGCCCTGCCGGACGTCCAGTGCTACCACCTCGTACCGCTGGGCATGATTCCGGCCCACTGGCCCGTGCGCGGCCTGACGCTCGTCATCGACCCCGGCTCACCCGAGGCCGTGACGCTGTCGGCGGAGGGCGTGCACCTGCTGCTGGGCCCACCCCTGAAAGCGGCATGA